One Peribacillus simplex NBRC 15720 = DSM 1321 genomic region harbors:
- a CDS encoding homoserine dehydrogenase — MKAISIGLLGLGTVGSGVVQIIESHQDKLMHQVGCSISIKKILVKDTTKERLVEVDKGMLTDNPEDILSNPEIDVVIEVMGGIEETRGYLIEAIKNKKHIVTANKDLMALYGPELLELATENQCDLFYEASVAGGIPILRGLVDGLSSDRITKMMGIVNGTTNFILTKMSKEGRAYDDVLKEAQELGFAEADPTADVGGLDAARKMAILSTLGFSMNIGLNDVEVQGITEISEEDLRYSKKLGYTMKLIGVASRAGDRVEVSVQPALLPEAHPLASVNNEYNAVYVYGEAVGETMFYGPGAGSLPTATAVVSDMVTVIKNMRLGVNGRSAVSPQYPKQLKDGTEIFAKFFIRLHVQDEVGVLARITNLFAEHGVGFDKILQLPLDEKESSEIVLVTHTATKAAFEQIIKKLHDYNMVREVKSTYRVEGEDIK, encoded by the coding sequence ATGAAAGCCATCTCGATCGGTTTATTGGGGTTAGGTACAGTCGGATCAGGAGTCGTACAAATCATTGAAAGTCATCAGGACAAGCTCATGCATCAAGTGGGCTGTTCCATATCCATTAAGAAGATACTAGTCAAAGACACGACGAAGGAGCGGCTTGTCGAGGTCGATAAAGGAATGTTAACTGACAATCCTGAGGATATCCTTTCGAATCCCGAGATTGATGTTGTAATAGAAGTGATGGGTGGAATCGAAGAAACACGTGGTTATCTGATAGAAGCGATAAAAAATAAAAAGCATATCGTTACGGCCAATAAAGACCTAATGGCTTTATATGGACCGGAACTGCTGGAATTGGCCACCGAGAATCAATGTGATTTATTCTATGAAGCAAGTGTTGCAGGGGGAATTCCGATTTTACGCGGTCTTGTCGATGGACTATCTTCTGACCGCATCACGAAAATGATGGGAATCGTCAATGGAACGACAAACTTCATTTTAACGAAAATGAGCAAGGAAGGCAGAGCTTATGATGACGTATTGAAGGAAGCTCAGGAGCTGGGATTTGCTGAAGCCGATCCGACAGCCGATGTAGGCGGATTGGATGCGGCCCGTAAAATGGCGATCCTATCAACACTCGGGTTCTCAATGAACATTGGCTTGAATGATGTTGAGGTACAGGGCATTACCGAGATATCCGAAGAGGATTTGAGATATAGTAAGAAGCTTGGTTATACAATGAAATTGATCGGCGTCGCATCCAGGGCAGGGGATAGGGTCGAAGTAAGTGTCCAGCCTGCACTTCTTCCGGAAGCACATCCGTTAGCATCGGTAAATAATGAGTATAATGCTGTATACGTTTATGGGGAAGCCGTAGGGGAAACGATGTTTTACGGACCGGGGGCTGGCAGTCTTCCTACTGCGACTGCAGTCGTTTCGGATATGGTGACGGTCATCAAAAATATGAGGCTGGGAGTAAATGGCCGCAGTGCCGTTTCACCTCAGTACCCGAAACAATTAAAGGATGGCACTGAGATTTTCGCTAAGTTCTTTATTCGATTACATGTTCAAGATGAAGTTGGCGTTTTAGCCAGAATCACGAATTTATTTGCCGAGCATGGGGTAGGATTCGATAAAATCCTTCAATTGCCTCTGGATGAAAAGGAATCTTCCGAAATCGTATTAGTTACGCATACTGCGACAAAGGCTGCATTTGAGCAAATAATAAAGAAATTACATGATTACAATATGGTAAGAGAAGTGAAAAGCACATACAGAGTTGAAGGAGAGGACATCAAATGA
- the thrC gene encoding threonine synthase, with the protein MSWQGLISTYKDFLPVNENTPALTLLEGNTPLIRLNRLSEEWGIDLHVKYEGANPTGSFKDRGMVMAVAKAIEEGSDTIICASTGNTSAAAAAYAARANLRCIVVIPEGKIAMGKLAQAVMYGAEIISIEGNFDQALTIVRSLSESSPITLVNSVNPYRIEGQKTAAFEICDALGSAPDILALPVGNAGNITAYWKGFKEYNESKQTGLPEMRGFEAEGAAAIVRDSIIENPETIATAIRIGNPASWNFAVEAANESKGKIDEVTDEEILEAYHFLAKKEGVFAEPASCASIAGIYKQLKSGEIKKGSKIVAVLTGNGLKDPNVAVDTSTIQPTLLPMDEEVILEHLQGVKQA; encoded by the coding sequence ATGAGCTGGCAAGGACTTATAAGCACGTATAAAGACTTTTTACCCGTTAATGAAAACACACCTGCATTAACCCTTTTGGAGGGTAATACACCTTTAATCAGACTGAATCGATTATCCGAAGAGTGGGGAATCGACTTACATGTAAAATATGAAGGCGCAAATCCAACTGGGTCGTTTAAAGACCGCGGAATGGTCATGGCCGTCGCCAAAGCGATAGAAGAGGGCAGCGACACGATCATCTGTGCTTCCACCGGGAATACATCAGCAGCTGCAGCCGCTTATGCGGCCCGTGCCAACCTGCGCTGTATCGTTGTCATCCCGGAAGGCAAAATAGCCATGGGCAAGCTTGCCCAAGCCGTTATGTATGGAGCGGAAATCATCTCAATCGAAGGGAACTTCGACCAGGCTTTAACAATCGTCCGTTCACTTAGTGAGAGCTCACCGATAACTCTTGTGAATTCGGTCAACCCATACCGGATTGAAGGGCAGAAGACAGCGGCTTTCGAAATTTGTGATGCCCTCGGCTCCGCGCCGGATATTTTGGCGCTTCCAGTCGGGAATGCTGGTAATATAACTGCTTACTGGAAAGGGTTTAAAGAATATAACGAATCGAAACAAACGGGCCTTCCTGAAATGAGAGGGTTCGAAGCTGAAGGTGCGGCTGCAATTGTCCGGGATAGCATTATTGAAAATCCAGAAACGATTGCAACAGCCATCCGGATTGGAAATCCTGCAAGTTGGAACTTTGCTGTGGAAGCTGCAAATGAATCCAAAGGCAAAATTGATGAGGTGACAGACGAAGAAATTCTGGAAGCCTATCATTTCCTCGCTAAAAAAGAAGGGGTATTTGCAGAGCCGGCATCATGTGCTTCCATTGCAGGAATCTATAAACAATTAAAAAGCGGTGAAATCAAAAAAGGAAGTAAGATTGTTGCTGTATTGACTGGAAATGGATTGAAAGATCCGAATGTTGCAGTCGATACAAGCACGATTCAACCGACATTGCTGCCAATGGATGAAGAGGTCATTTTAGAACATCTGCAGGGTGTGAAACAGGCATGA
- the thrB gene encoding homoserine kinase, translating into MSAESEMFLIRVPASTANLGPGFDSIGLALGLYLEIHGSSSDHWEVVPLSEEMSVFPRDDRNYIVQIAKETAASYGKELSPCRLFVSSEIPLARGLGSSASAIVAGIELANIVGELHLSDEEKNRHASLFEGHPDNAGASVYGGLVVGLHTDERTDVVSFPIEGVKVIAVIPDFELLTEDSRNVLPNSLSYKDAISGSAAANVLLAGVLSKDWKLVGEMMQSDRFHQPYRAELVPHLALIEEVVLNEGGFGAALSGAGPTVLCLASAEVSESLLTGLKGKFPEYLVKELEIDNDGSYTAILSEQEKKELKFLKS; encoded by the coding sequence ATGAGTGCGGAATCAGAGATGTTCTTGATCCGTGTACCAGCAAGTACGGCCAACTTAGGACCAGGATTCGATTCCATCGGCTTGGCGCTAGGACTTTACTTGGAAATACACGGATCTTCATCAGATCATTGGGAAGTCGTTCCACTTTCAGAGGAAATGTCTGTTTTTCCAAGGGATGATCGTAATTATATCGTCCAAATTGCCAAGGAAACGGCGGCTTCCTATGGAAAGGAACTTTCCCCATGCCGGCTTTTCGTCTCTAGCGAAATTCCACTGGCGCGGGGTCTTGGAAGCAGTGCCTCTGCCATTGTGGCGGGGATTGAATTGGCGAACATCGTTGGTGAACTTCATTTATCCGATGAGGAGAAGAATAGGCATGCGTCCCTCTTTGAAGGGCATCCGGATAATGCGGGGGCATCTGTGTATGGTGGATTGGTTGTGGGCCTTCATACGGATGAAAGAACGGATGTCGTGTCGTTTCCGATCGAGGGAGTTAAGGTGATTGCTGTCATTCCCGATTTTGAATTGCTTACGGAGGATTCAAGAAATGTCCTTCCGAATTCGCTTTCCTATAAAGATGCTATAAGCGGAAGTGCAGCCGCAAATGTTTTGCTGGCAGGAGTTCTATCTAAAGATTGGAAGCTTGTTGGTGAAATGATGCAAAGTGATCGTTTCCATCAACCATATAGAGCGGAGTTGGTCCCTCATTTAGCGCTTATTGAAGAAGTTGTCCTCAATGAAGGTGGATTTGGTGCAGCCCTAAGCGGAGCAGGTCCAACTGTTTTATGCTTGGCATCCGCAGAAGTAAGCGAAAGTTTGCTCACTGGATTGAAGGGGAAATTTCCGGAATATCTTGTGAAAGAATTGGAAATAGATAATGATGGCAGTTATACGGCAATCCTTTCAGAACAGGAAAAAAAGGAATTGAAATTTTTGAAATCGTGA
- a CDS encoding NifU family protein produces MSEQTMEVQVQEVLDKLRPFLLRDGGDCELVDVEDGIVKLRLLGACGSCPSSTITLKAGIERALLEEVPGVVEVEQVF; encoded by the coding sequence ATGTCTGAACAAACAATGGAAGTTCAAGTTCAAGAAGTCCTAGATAAGCTTCGTCCGTTTCTTCTTCGCGATGGCGGTGACTGTGAACTAGTTGACGTAGAAGATGGAATTGTAAAATTACGATTACTAGGAGCCTGCGGAAGCTGTCCTAGTTCGACCATTACGTTAAAAGCTGGGATTGAGCGTGCCCTTCTTGAAGAAGTTCCTGGTGTAGTGGAAGTGGAACAAGTCTTCTAA
- a CDS encoding YuzD family protein yields MVMKEIEIEVYGAEQICASCVNLPSSKDTCEWLEAALTRKFPEQKFKISYIDMYNPPETLKQKNFAAKMIEEDLFYPLVLIEGEIIAEGNVRLKKVVETMEKYGYTMRV; encoded by the coding sequence ATGGTAATGAAAGAAATTGAGATAGAAGTGTATGGAGCGGAGCAAATTTGCGCGAGTTGTGTGAATCTCCCCTCTTCGAAAGATACCTGTGAGTGGCTTGAAGCCGCTTTAACGAGAAAGTTTCCTGAGCAGAAATTCAAAATATCGTACATAGATATGTATAATCCCCCAGAAACGCTGAAGCAAAAGAACTTTGCTGCGAAGATGATCGAAGAAGATTTATTTTATCCACTGGTCCTCATCGAAGGTGAAATCATTGCAGAAGGAAATGTGCGTCTCAAAAAAGTGGTGGAAACGATGGAAAAATACGGATATACGATGCGAGTGTGA
- a CDS encoding NAD(P)/FAD-dependent oxidoreductase, giving the protein MKNLVILGGGYGGMRMLQRLLPNQLPENVSITLIDRNPYHCLKTEYYALAAGTIPDQHIRVAFPEHPRLKNVYGEVLSIDMENKQVIIENQDPVVYDDLVIGLGCEDKYHDIPGADTHTYSIQTIDKSRRTYSALNNLGAGATVSIVGGGLSGVELASELIESRSDLNVKLFDRGPHILSAFPERLSTFVESWFDKHTIEIVHHSNITKVEPNLLYNGDEAVQSDVIVWTAGIQPSKIIRDMNIEKDRQGRAVLTPQHFLPNDDSIFVVGDCASLPHAPSAQLAESQAEQIVQVLVKKWANEPLPESFPTMKLKGTLGSLGKKQGFGLVANRPITGRVARLMKSGILWMYKYHNG; this is encoded by the coding sequence ATGAAGAATCTAGTCATACTTGGTGGCGGGTATGGTGGTATGCGCATGTTGCAAAGATTGCTGCCTAATCAGCTTCCTGAAAATGTGAGCATCACGCTTATCGACCGTAATCCTTATCACTGCTTAAAAACGGAATATTATGCTTTAGCAGCAGGTACCATTCCAGATCAGCACATCCGTGTTGCATTTCCTGAACACCCTCGCTTGAAGAACGTATACGGAGAAGTACTTTCCATCGATATGGAAAATAAACAAGTCATTATAGAAAATCAAGATCCTGTCGTTTATGATGATTTAGTCATTGGCCTTGGCTGCGAAGATAAATACCACGATATTCCTGGTGCAGACACACACACTTACAGTATTCAAACTATCGATAAATCACGCCGGACATATTCAGCTTTGAATAATTTAGGTGCCGGTGCAACCGTTTCTATCGTTGGTGGCGGACTGAGTGGTGTTGAGCTTGCAAGTGAATTGATTGAAAGCCGTTCAGATTTAAACGTTAAGCTATTCGACCGTGGCCCGCATATTCTATCTGCTTTCCCAGAAAGATTAAGTACCTTTGTTGAATCATGGTTCGATAAACATACAATCGAAATCGTCCATCATTCAAATATAACGAAAGTTGAACCAAACCTTCTTTATAATGGCGACGAAGCCGTTCAAAGCGACGTCATCGTTTGGACAGCTGGAATTCAGCCAAGTAAGATCATCCGCGATATGAATATTGAAAAAGACCGTCAAGGAAGAGCTGTTCTGACTCCTCAGCATTTCCTTCCTAATGATGACAGCATCTTTGTGGTCGGCGACTGTGCGAGCCTGCCTCATGCACCTAGTGCTCAATTAGCGGAGTCCCAAGCTGAGCAAATCGTCCAAGTTCTTGTGAAGAAATGGGCAAATGAACCACTTCCGGAAAGCTTCCCTACAATGAAATTAAAAGGAACATTAGGTTCTCTTGGGAAAAAACAAGGTTTTGGTCTTGTTGCAAATCGCCCAATCACCGGTAGAGTGGCACGCCTGATGAAATCAGGCATTCTCTGGATGTATAAATACCATAACGGTTGA
- a CDS encoding YuzB family protein, whose product MYPIIEFCVSNLASGAQEALERLERDPNLDIIEYGCLGYCGRCSSNLYALVNGEVVFGDTTDELVDKIYKYIDEFEMF is encoded by the coding sequence ATGTACCCGATTATTGAATTTTGTGTAAGCAATCTGGCCAGCGGCGCTCAGGAGGCTCTGGAAAGATTGGAGCGGGATCCGAATTTAGATATCATAGAATATGGTTGTCTGGGATATTGCGGTAGATGCTCCAGTAACTTATATGCGCTTGTGAATGGTGAAGTGGTTTTCGGTGACACTACGGATGAATTGGTAGATAAAATATATAAGTACATTGATGAATTTGAAATGTTTTAA
- a CDS encoding DUF2225 domain-containing protein: MRSLKKEKHIILAGICLRIAWLYRINQTKEQEERFLKFALKEYEASYSTGEFSGTQVSETKILYLAGDISRRIGNEKAAIKYFSLVFEKQKNAREASIIQMARDRFQELKQKHETSHPMLLH, translated from the coding sequence TTGCGGAGCTTAAAAAAGGAAAAACATATTATCCTTGCTGGAATCTGTTTACGGATAGCCTGGTTATATAGGATCAACCAAACCAAGGAACAAGAAGAAAGATTTTTGAAGTTCGCCCTAAAGGAATATGAAGCATCCTATTCAACAGGGGAATTCAGCGGAACCCAGGTATCCGAAACCAAAATCCTTTATCTCGCTGGCGACATCTCAAGAAGGATAGGAAATGAAAAGGCAGCCATCAAGTATTTTTCATTAGTGTTCGAAAAACAAAAAAATGCCCGGGAAGCCTCAATCATCCAGATGGCCAGGGACCGCTTTCAGGAACTCAAGCAGAAACATGAAACATCCCACCCAATGTTGCTGCACTGA
- a CDS encoding DUF2225 domain-containing protein, giving the protein MIVCPHCGFSYSGDSSRYFPPTTMEIIMEKVSSQSIPHHFSKERSIKDAINTYMLASYCGA; this is encoded by the coding sequence ATAATTGTTTGCCCTCACTGCGGCTTTTCTTATTCCGGGGATTCCTCCCGGTACTTCCCCCCTACTACGATGGAAATCATTATGGAAAAAGTCAGCTCCCAGTCGATTCCCCATCATTTTAGCAAGGAGAGATCCATTAAAGACGCAATCAATACATACATGCTGGCGAGTTATTGCGGAGCTTAA
- a CDS encoding HesB/IscA family protein codes for MSDVVQITEAAAFQIKEMMKQNGEEGSFLRVAVKGGGCSGLSYGMGFEQEPGEKDSQLEQFEIKILVDGEDADILNGTVIDYKQTMMGGGFTIENPNAIASCGCGSSFKTAKNAGTPENC; via the coding sequence GTGAGTGATGTTGTTCAAATAACGGAAGCTGCCGCTTTTCAGATAAAAGAAATGATGAAACAAAATGGTGAAGAGGGTTCCTTTTTAAGAGTGGCCGTTAAAGGCGGAGGCTGCAGTGGATTATCCTACGGAATGGGTTTTGAACAAGAACCCGGAGAAAAAGATAGCCAGCTGGAACAGTTTGAAATTAAGATCCTTGTTGATGGCGAGGATGCGGATATATTGAATGGAACGGTAATTGATTATAAACAAACGATGATGGGTGGAGGCTTTACGATCGAAAACCCAAATGCTATCGCTTCATGCGGTTGCGGGTCTTCCTTCAAAACGGCAAAAAACGCCGGTACACCGGAGAACTGCTAA
- a CDS encoding SDR family oxidoreductase yields the protein MNILIAGANGTTGKQIIGELSKNPQMNVYGMIRKEEQAQTIKELGGHPILADLEGNVDKAVDNMEAIIFAAGSGPKTGPDKTTAVDKNGAIKLIDAAKKKGIERFVMLSSVGTDNSEQAQAGMRHYLEAKHDADEHLKASGLTYTIVRPVALTNEQAIGKIFADEKVDHTNKSIPRADVAAVLAQSVTEDITFNKTFEIFSGNLPIKEALNNI from the coding sequence ATGAATATTTTAATTGCAGGAGCCAATGGAACGACCGGAAAGCAGATCATTGGGGAATTATCAAAAAATCCGCAAATGAATGTATACGGAATGATCAGGAAAGAGGAACAGGCTCAAACGATAAAAGAACTCGGCGGGCATCCAATTCTTGCGGATTTAGAGGGAAATGTGGATAAAGCAGTGGATAACATGGAAGCCATCATTTTTGCCGCCGGATCTGGGCCAAAAACAGGGCCGGATAAAACAACAGCTGTGGATAAGAATGGAGCCATTAAGCTGATTGATGCCGCCAAGAAGAAGGGGATCGAACGTTTTGTCATGTTAAGCTCTGTCGGTACTGATAATTCGGAACAAGCCCAAGCAGGAATGCGCCATTATCTCGAAGCAAAGCATGATGCCGATGAACATTTAAAAGCAAGCGGGCTGACATACACGATTGTCCGGCCGGTTGCTTTGACAAATGAACAAGCCATCGGAAAAATCTTTGCGGATGAGAAAGTGGATCATACTAACAAGTCCATTCCAAGAGCAGATGTCGCCGCCGTTCTTGCCCAATCAGTCACAGAGGATATAACATTCAATAAAACATTCGAGATTTTCAGCGGCAACCTCCCAATCAAGGAGGCCCTGAACAATATTTAA
- a CDS encoding NAD(P)/FAD-dependent oxidoreductase: MEVNEKVYDITIIGGGPVGLFTAFYGGMRQASVKIIESLPQLGGQLSALYPEKYIYDIAGFPKVRAQELVNNLKEQMAKFEQDVVLEQAVQEVEKQADGVFKLTTDKEIHYSKTIIITAGNGAFQPRRIEIEDAKKYESGNLHYFIDDLNHFAGKKVVVFGGGDSAVDWALMLEPIAEKVSIIHRRDKFRAHEHSVETLKNSKVEIKTPYIPSELIGTDGRIHTIVIKDTNGEDTETMEVDAVIVNYGFVSSLGPIKEWGLDIQKNSILVNSRMETNIPGIYAAGDIATYDGKVKLIASGFGEAPTAVNHAKQYIDPKAKVQPMHSSSMF, translated from the coding sequence TTGGAAGTTAATGAAAAAGTTTATGATATTACCATCATTGGCGGAGGCCCAGTTGGATTATTCACTGCATTTTATGGGGGAATGAGACAGGCATCCGTAAAAATCATCGAGAGCCTACCACAATTAGGCGGACAATTGTCGGCCCTTTATCCTGAGAAATATATCTATGATATTGCTGGTTTCCCCAAAGTGCGCGCTCAGGAGCTAGTGAATAATTTGAAAGAACAAATGGCAAAGTTCGAACAGGATGTTGTCCTGGAGCAAGCCGTTCAAGAGGTGGAAAAGCAAGCCGATGGAGTTTTCAAGTTAACGACTGATAAAGAAATCCATTACTCCAAAACGATTATCATCACAGCTGGAAATGGGGCTTTCCAACCCCGCCGCATCGAAATTGAAGATGCAAAAAAATATGAAAGCGGCAACCTTCACTATTTCATCGACGACCTCAATCATTTTGCAGGCAAAAAAGTGGTGGTCTTCGGAGGTGGGGATTCAGCAGTGGACTGGGCCCTAATGCTAGAGCCGATCGCCGAGAAAGTAAGCATCATTCATAGAAGAGATAAATTCCGTGCCCACGAACATAGTGTAGAAACACTTAAAAATTCAAAAGTTGAAATAAAGACTCCTTACATACCTTCAGAGTTGATTGGTACAGACGGACGGATCCATACAATTGTCATCAAGGATACAAATGGTGAAGATACAGAGACGATGGAGGTAGATGCAGTCATCGTCAATTACGGCTTCGTTTCTTCTCTTGGTCCCATTAAGGAATGGGGACTTGATATCCAGAAGAACAGTATTTTGGTGAATTCCAGAATGGAAACGAATATCCCAGGAATTTATGCAGCAGGTGATATTGCAACATATGATGGCAAAGTAAAATTAATTGCAAGTGGTTTTGGTGAGGCACCCACTGCCGTCAATCACGCCAAACAATATATTGACCCAAAAGCAAAAGTTCAGCCGATGCACAGTTCTTCCATGTTTTAA
- a CDS encoding NAD(P)/FAD-dependent oxidoreductase, with the protein MKKPTIVVLGAGYGGLMTVTRLQKALGQNEAEIVLVNKNDYHYETTWLHEASAGTLHHDRVRYPIKSVINSKVKFIQASVLEVKTENKKVILENGEISYDYLVIGLGPESETFGIQGLKEYAFSISNVNTARKIRDHIQLQFATYSTEVEKNEDRLTIVVGGAGFTGIEFLGELANRVPELCKEYDIDFQKVRMYCVEAAPAVLPGFDPELVDYAVSYLEKKGVEFKIGTPIKGATPEGIIVAKGEDEVEEIKAGTVVWAAGVRGNSVIEASGFEAMRGRIKVNLDMRAPGHDNIFIVGDCALIINEEINRPYPPTAQIAMQQGEVIAKNLTKLVRNESDLETFTFENKGTVCSLGEDNAIGVVFGKKVTGKTASFMKKMVDNRALLMIGGASLVAKKGKFNVL; encoded by the coding sequence TTGAAAAAGCCAACAATCGTTGTTTTAGGAGCAGGTTATGGTGGATTGATGACTGTTACTCGCTTACAGAAGGCATTAGGTCAAAATGAAGCAGAAATCGTATTAGTTAACAAAAATGATTACCACTATGAAACAACATGGCTGCATGAAGCATCCGCTGGAACGCTTCATCATGATCGTGTGCGTTATCCAATCAAAAGTGTCATTAACAGCAAAGTTAAATTCATCCAGGCTTCTGTTTTGGAAGTGAAAACAGAGAACAAAAAAGTCATCCTTGAAAACGGCGAAATTTCTTATGATTACTTAGTGATTGGACTTGGACCTGAATCGGAAACATTCGGAATCCAAGGGCTGAAAGAATATGCTTTCTCTATCTCTAACGTGAACACTGCACGTAAAATCCGTGACCATATCCAATTGCAATTCGCTACGTACAGTACTGAGGTCGAGAAGAATGAAGACCGCTTGACAATCGTTGTTGGAGGAGCAGGGTTTACGGGTATCGAATTCCTTGGCGAATTGGCTAACCGTGTCCCTGAACTTTGTAAAGAATACGACATCGATTTCCAAAAGGTTCGTATGTACTGTGTGGAGGCAGCACCAGCCGTCCTCCCTGGCTTCGATCCGGAATTAGTGGATTATGCAGTATCTTACCTTGAGAAAAAAGGTGTGGAATTCAAAATCGGTACACCGATCAAGGGGGCGACTCCTGAAGGCATCATCGTGGCAAAAGGCGAAGATGAAGTGGAAGAAATCAAAGCGGGCACCGTTGTATGGGCAGCTGGCGTACGTGGTAACTCCGTGATAGAGGCTTCCGGTTTTGAAGCTATGCGCGGACGTATAAAAGTGAACCTAGACATGCGGGCACCGGGTCATGACAATATTTTCATCGTAGGGGATTGCGCTTTAATCATCAACGAGGAAATTAATCGTCCATATCCACCTACTGCACAAATCGCGATGCAGCAAGGAGAGGTCATTGCGAAGAACCTGACTAAATTGGTTCGTAACGAAAGCGACCTTGAAACGTTCACTTTCGAAAACAAAGGAACGGTATGTTCGCTTGGTGAAGATAACGCGATTGGTGTTGTATTCGGCAAGAAAGTTACAGGTAAGACTGCATCATTCATGAAGAAAATGGTTGATAACAGAGCATTGTTAATGATTGGCGGAGCTTCCCTGGTTGCTAAAAAAGGTAAATTCAACGTCCTATAA
- a CDS encoding NUDIX domain-containing protein, with the protein MERCKNVWLAVSGLVISDKGEWLVVNKRYGGLKGQWSLPAGFVKNDETVDEAVVREVLEETGIHTEIEGIVGVRSGVIKGDISDNMLIFLLKPISFEITAQLDELYEAKFYDPDLLMQEGKQSLLLEQLLAFKKERMQTMLDGLNPGDQFGYTSYKLFM; encoded by the coding sequence ATGGAACGATGCAAAAATGTTTGGCTGGCAGTGTCCGGCCTTGTGATATCTGATAAAGGTGAGTGGCTGGTCGTGAACAAAAGGTATGGCGGATTGAAAGGACAATGGTCGCTTCCGGCAGGTTTTGTCAAAAATGATGAAACCGTCGATGAAGCTGTCGTAAGGGAAGTGTTGGAGGAGACCGGTATTCATACAGAAATCGAAGGCATTGTAGGAGTGAGAAGCGGAGTCATCAAAGGGGATATAAGTGATAATATGTTGATATTTTTACTTAAACCGATCAGTTTTGAAATAACCGCTCAATTGGATGAATTATATGAAGCTAAATTTTATGACCCTGATTTACTCATGCAGGAGGGGAAGCAATCATTACTATTGGAACAGCTTTTAGCTTTTAAAAAGGAAAGAATGCAGACGATGCTTGACGGGTTGAACCCGGGAGATCAATTTGGATATACATCATATAAATTATTCATGTGA
- a CDS encoding YuiB family protein, which yields MPLPVLIISILLFFILFFGIGFLLNMLFRSSWIMVILFPIVFIIIVNETKLIEYFRNPGISFSNLGTNLTSLHTADIIILSSGLLGAVLAGVVIRILRNKGYQMF from the coding sequence ATGCCATTGCCTGTTTTAATTATCTCAATACTCTTATTTTTCATATTGTTTTTCGGAATTGGCTTTTTGCTGAATATGCTCTTTCGTTCTTCGTGGATCATGGTCATCTTATTTCCAATCGTCTTCATCATCATTGTCAATGAAACAAAGCTAATAGAATATTTTAGAAATCCGGGAATCTCTTTTTCTAATCTTGGAACGAACCTTACATCCTTACATACTGCAGACATCATTATTTTATCAAGCGGGCTGCTTGGCGCGGTTTTAGCTGGTGTGGTCATCAGGATTCTAAGGAATAAAGGATATCAAATGTTTTGA